TTATCAGTTCCCGTAACCAGGTATTTACTTCACAGTCTATAACCAGGTGTATCCGGTCTGTTTTCCCTCCATTGGTAACATGATGCCGCAGGTTAGCATTCATATACCAGCATTCTCCCGGCAGCATGGTTATCCGCTGATTTTGGACATAAAATGCAACATCCGGATTCGTAATCAGGGGAATATGCAGTCTTGCTTCTCCCTGTTCAAAAGAAAGGTCATGATCACAATGCGGCTTGATTACCGCCCCGGCAGCCAGATTTAATAATCTTACAGATTTGACTGTACACTGAAAAGTGATCAGTAGTTTTCGGACGGACGGGAACAGATCCAAATTCGGATGATCTGCAAAAACGTCATTTGCTGTTAAACCTGGAATAATAGTATCCTGGCCCCCAACTGATCTTAATGGCAATACCGTCCAGCTACCTTCATAGTTATTACTATTAAAATGATTATCCCAATGCAGCGAAGCAGATTTCAGCTCCTGATACATTAAAGCATATTCCGGGAATACCGATACTTTAGCACAAACAATCATAGTATGTTAACAATTAACCAACAAAATAAAGCTGCCAGTTGTATAGCAACAATTTAACATTGAAATACCACAATTTAAAATATATTTCAATATTGTTTACCCATCATTTAAAGAAACCCGTTCCTGAAAAGCGCGGCTGTTTTTTTATTCAATTGCTTAACTTTGCAGCATTATCTGATGCTACATAATGATTCCAACCTATAAGATTGAAGACTTCCCATCTAGTAAAGCAATTGAGAATTTATTTAAGCTTGAACGATTTGAAGACCTGTCCTGGCCAAAAAACCTGGAATGGCCCCATAAGCACAATTTTTACCAGCTTATCTGGTTAACTGAAGGCGCATTTACGCATACGATAGATTATCATGATATTGCTGTTAAAACTGATACTTTATTGATTACTTCTCCAGGTCAGATTCACCTTTTAAATTCACCAGAAAAGGTAAAAGGCTATAGTATCTCATTTACAGAACAATTTCTGCTTGCACATCATACACAAGAATCTGTTTTTGAACTCACATTTCTGGATGAAAGTTTAACTACACCGTATTTATGCCTGGATGAAAATGCGAGAAAAGAACTCAAAGCGATTATTGATCCGATCATGGAAGAACTGAACAGGGATGAAAAAGCGCCAATCATTATCAATGTTCTTCTTTTTGCTTTACTCAACCGCATCCAAAGACTAATGAATAAAGCACAACCAATAATTGCAGATCCATTTCAGGTATTCATGCATAAAAAATTCAAAAAGCTGATAGAACAATATTATAAAAAAGAGCCCGATTTAGCTTTCTATGCAGACAAGCTGAGTATTTCAGCTAATTATCTCAATAAAATCGTTAAAAATGTAACTGGTAAAACTGCTGGATTAATGGTTCGTGACCGTGGATTGATTGAAGCGAAACGGATGCTGGTTTACTGCAATTTTTCCATAGGAGAGATTAGCGATCAGCTGGGCTTTAAAGACTTCTCTTATTTTTCCCGCCAATTTAAAAAAAGGGAAGGATTTACCCCTGCTGGATACCGCAAGCTGATGCACGAAAAGTATATGAGCCATTAAAGCAGGCAAAGCTATCTGGCACGTAAAGTACCAATATTGAACCCCAATTTCCTAACTGGCTCTTTGAGTTCATCCGAAATTTGCTGCTATTATATCATTAATAAAAGCATGGACAAAAATTTAAAAATTGCCAGGGATTACTTCAAAACGTACCTGGACTTGAACGCACCCATTCCTGAATTGCGTATTCAGGCAGACAAAATGTATGCGACTTTACCAGTAGCTGCCGACATAAAATATGAAACTGTACCTGTGGGGGATTTAAAGGGTGAATGGACAACCTCTCCGGAAGCCAGAGATACACATGTGCTCTATTATATACATGGCGGTGCTTTTTTAATTGGCAGCCCGGCAACACATCGCGGGGAAATCAGTGAGCTTGGAAGAGCAGGAAAAATGAAAACTTTTGCCCTGGATTATCGCCTTGCACCTGAACATCCGTTCCCACAACCTCTGGAAGATATCCTGGAAGGATATATCTGGTTATTGGCCCAGGGATTTGATGCAAAAAACATTATTATTTCTGGTGATTCTGCGGGTGGAAACGCAACGATTAACTTATTTATTTCCTTACGTGATCAGCGCATACCTATGCCGGCTGGCGGGGTAATTATATCTCCATGGATTGATTTAGGTCAAAGTGGTGAGACTTATAAGACAAAAGAAGGAATTGACCCTATTGTAAACCTGAAAGCCATTAAAGCACAGACAGCCGCTTATCTGGGCGGCGCAGCTCCTGATCTTCCGGTTGCCTCTCCTATTTATGCCAACCTGCATGGTCTTCCTCCAACTTATGTTATTGTGGGAGAAGCAGAAGAAATGCTGAGTGAAGCCTTGACTTTTACCCACAATGCAGCTATGGCAGGAGTGCATGTCAAATTTGAAGTATGGCCTCAAATGATCCATAATTTCCCCTTATGGCATTCGTTGCTTCCTGAAGGAAAAGACGCTATAAAAAAAGCAGGGGACTTTATGATTTCTTTAACTGGAAGCATTTAATCAAAAGCGCACTGTTATCAAAAGATAATAGTGCGCTTTAACAAGATTACAGCAGATTAAGCCCGGGCTTCTTTGCTATAGATAACTATGGCAAAATCAAACCACTGCTTTTAGCTTTAACCCGGTACATCTGAAGCATCAGGGAAATTAGTATCAATGATAATCCAATATAGAATCCGGTTGAAAGTACTTTGTTCTCCTTGTACACGATTATTGCGAGCGCTATAGTATATAATGGCTCCAGATTATAAGTCAAGCTTACTGTAAATGAAGAGATCTTTTTTAATGCACTTGTAATCAAAAAATACATCAGAACTGTACAAAATACGGAAAGAACTAATAACCAGCCAAAATCATTAAGCGTTGGAATCAGGTATTCTGCGGGTGAAAACGATAAGAAAACTGGTAAGATAACAGTCAATCCCAAACAGCCCCCTATCATTTGGTTTAATATGATTGTGTTACTTTCATACTCCTGTACAAGTCGCTCATTGAATATGGTATAAAGAGCGGAAAAAATAGCTGATATTATTCCCAATACTATTCCTAATCTGAAACTTGCATCCATGCCAAAGATCAAAGCAATACCGCATAAGGTCAGACTGCTTAAACCTATCTCTTGAATAGACAATCTTTTTTTATTGATCAGCGGGGCCAGAATAGCATTAAAAAAGCTGGTTAATGCAAAACATACGACTCCAACTGAGATATTTGAATATTTGATACTTCCGTAAAAGAAAATCCAGTGAATACCTAAAATAAAACCTATTGATCCGATTCTAAACTGCTCTTTAAGAGAAAGATTTTGTTTTTTACCAGTGATGGATAGATAGATCCACATCACCAGCCCTGATATTAATAGTCTGTACCAGCTGATCAGACCTTCGTTTAAATTTATTAAGCGACCAAAGAGGCCTGTAAAGCCTGCCAATAAAACTGCAATATGCAGTTGTATATAAGATTTTTTCATTTGAATGAATTACGCAATTTGTGATGTTCAAATTGCAATAGATGAATAAGTTACTTTTCTGCCGAACTGGCATAACATTCCCTTTCGAACAAGATATCATTGTCCGTTTCGAAACTTTTGATTAAGTACTTATTGTGCTGGAGGAGGAAGGCAGCCTTTATTCATCATAATTATAATCCATCAGTGGATGTCCGAAAGTAATAAATAAAAATTAACATATCTTAATATTTAACATAAGCTTATTCAATAATTAGAAAGCATCAAAAAGATATTATTGAGACACGGTGTTAAAGAGCCGTTTTTCGGTTAAAAAGAAGACGGTTAAGTTTTAATCAGAAGCTAATTTTTATTTTCTGATCATCAGGCAAAAAATAATCACAATAAATCACACTCACATCCAACGAGTTATATAATATATTTGAAAATACGTAATTTTTAGGCTGGTTTTTAATTAAAGCGTGTATATTTGCAGCCCCAAGCGCATCTAAACAAACATTTATGTAAGTTATGCAAAAGGAGAACGGACCGGTAGTTCAGCTGGTTAGAATGCCGCCCTGTCACGGCGGAGGTCGCGGGTTCGAGTCCCGTCCGGTCCGCAAGATTTAATCTTGAAAACATTAAAAAGCCTTTAATCATATGATTGAAGGCTTTTTTGATTTATAGTCCTTCCAAATATTCAATTTTTCCCCTACTGACATAAGTAAAATCGGATCAAGTCATCAACTTGGTGGAGCTGGCTCTTTTTTAGTCATAATTTTTTGACACGCTAAACAGCAAGTCTTTGAGATCACGGATGCTCTTATGCCTCTGGAAGTTGCGCTGAAAGCTTTCAATTTGCATGGGAATGACCCGGCCGAAACAAGGCCGGGCTGTTAGTAAATAAATTCAAAATAGCTAAATAATAACTCTATATCGGCCGGGTACTGCCTGAGTACTGTCCGGGTACTCGTTAGGGTAAGAGCAGTGCTAAAGTAACGTGAGAGCATGGCAAGTCCAAGTCAAAACAACTAGTTGAAATGACTTAGAGTACGTATGCTTAAAGGCTGTTTACAACCTGGTGTTACCCCGATCTCTATTCAGGCACAACCAGGTCATAACCGGATGAAGATTAATGAAATTATAATTTTCCATTGGACTAACCCACGGACAACTGCGGACAATTGCAGACAGCTGCGGACAATTGCGGACATTTTTTACGCATCAGGATAATCTTTAACGCGAACAGCTTACATTGGTGGAAAACATTTATTTATTATGGGAAGTTTAACGGGTAAATTTTCAAAGGGAATCCTGGGCGATTTCATTTTTAAAGCAGCAGTTTGGAGTACAGGTTGTTTCAAAAGTCCTGTACCGGGCATAATGAAACAATCAATGGAAACCGAAAGGCATCAGAGAACTTTCGTAAAAGTTGCAAGCCTGGAAAAATCAGGAAGTAATCAGCTTATTAAAGAATCGTAACCATCCGCTTTGAACTAAGAAATATCAAATCCAAAACTTGAAATTTAATCACTGATCCACAAGTTTATGACTTGATCCGTAAAATCAATTCAGGCAGACCAAAAGAAGAGAACTCAAAGGTTATTCATATTTTAATGAATCAACAGGATTCGCCCGGGCAACTTTAAAAGTCTGTAAGCTAACGGTAAGCAGTGCAACAAATATCGACAACCCTATCGTGGTTAGCATTGGCCATAGTGTTATTTCGGCCCGGTAATCAAATTTCTGTATCCATTGATAACTTATAATATAAGCCAGCGGACAGGCGATTAAATTGGAGATCAGTACCAGTTTCATAAAATCCTTATTTAACAGGATCAGTAAATGGCTTAGGTCTGCGCCCAATACTTTACGAATACTGATCTCTTTGCTTCTTTGCTCAGCCATATATAAAGCCAGGCCCAATAATCCCAGGCAGGAAATCAAGATGGCAAATCCTCCAAACAGATTCGATAATACGCTCAATAAATGCTCATTAGCCAGCTTATCTTCCATTTCTTTGTTCACAAAATACAATACCACAGGATATGCCGGGTTCATCTTTAAACTCAGATCTTTGATCATTTGTATAGAAGTACTCAAATTCTGTGCAGGATTCAGCCTCAATAGTTCTATGTAAGTTTCCCTTTTCGGTGTGGCAGCCGTCCCCAGAAAGGTAAGCGTAGGTGATACCTTATAGGCTGGCGACTCATAGCTGTAATCTTTGATCACGCCTATAATCTTGAATGGGCTTCCTGCTTTACGAATGACAGTTCCCACCGGGTTTTTCAATTCCATCACTTTAACAGCACTTTCGTTCAATAACACACTGCTGGTATCAGTACCAAATTCCTCCGCGAAATCTCTGCCCGATAATAATTCAGCACCGATAGTTTTGGTAAAATCGTATCCCGTTACCCTGGTGTTCCATGAATATTTCCAGTTGTCATTATTTCCGGGCCAGGTAATATCCGAAGAATTGTTGCCATAATTTGTTAATCCTATAGAATAATCCGTTGCCGAAAGGACAGCACCCGATCTGATCAGTTCTCTCCTGAAGATCTCCCGTTTTCCAGGTTTGCTGAACTCTCCGGTAGTTTCCAGCTCAACCAGGTTTTCTTTATTAAATCCTAAGGGCTTATTCCTGATATAGCTGATTTGTTTATAAATGATAATCGCACAGATGATCATGCAAACCGAGCATCCAAATTGCACAACAACCAGTATCTTACGAATAGGTAAGGATGTTTTCCCAATTCCAGTAAAGCCTTTCAAAACTTTAACGGGCACAAAGGAGGAAAGGTAGAATGATGGGTAGCTGCCAGCAAGAACTCCTGTAATCAGAATTAGTGCTAACAGCGCTGACCAGAGTGGTATAGATATATAATTGATGGTTATTTCAATACCTAACAGATGGTTGAAATAAGGAAGGGAAAATTCAAGCATGACGAAAGCAAATGTCATGGCGATAAATGAGAGTACCAATGATTCTATCATAAATTGTCCGGCAATAGCTTGCCTTGTAGAGCCTAAAGCCTTTTTTACACCTACTTCCCGCGCCCTTTTTTCAGATCTTGCCGTAGAAAGGTTCATGTAATTAATACATGCGATACCCAAAACACAAAAGGCAAGGAAAAGGAATAGTTTGACCTGATCGATCTTTCCGCCAACTGACTTTCCGTTTTCAAATTGGGTGTACAGATGTGTTTTACTGAAAGGGAACAGAAAGGCTTCGGTACGGTCGTGTTTATCTACAGAATGGGCAATGATCATTTTTCTTAAAGTGGCATCAGCAGACTCGAAATATTTATTGTCTTTTAATTTAATGATAGTATTGGTATATCCATGGAACCAATCCAGATTCTTAAATCCGGGATTATCCATCAGGAAGAAAGTCCATGTCGTTAATGCTTCAAATTGCACAGTTTGATTGCCTGGTAAATCTTCAATAACAGCCGTTACTTTGAGTGCTTCCTGGTTATCCCATTTGATAATCTGTCCTATAGGATCGGCCTTTCCAAAAAGTTTACTGGCCGTTTTTTCCGTGATCAGTATTGAATTTGGATCTGTAAGGGCGGTTTGTGCATTGCCTTTTATAAATTTATAATCAAATATTTGCAGGAATTGAGGGTCAACAGCACAGGTATTTATTTTGAAACTGTTATTCTTGTAATTCACTAATTTGTAAGCATATCTCAAACGGCTTACCGCTTCAACACCTTGAATTTTTTCCTGTGCCTCCGGGGCCAGGGTTGCAGGCAGACCATTATCAAGCGGGCCCAGTGTACGATCAAAACCAGCAGTATTAGCCGCGTGCTTGGGTACGCCATAGATACGCTCTATATTTTTGAACTGTTTATCATATCCCCACTCGTAATTCACATAAAGGAGTAAAAGAAGGCAGCAAGTTAAGCCAATAGCTAATCCTCCGATATTAATCAAGGCAAAGCCTTTGTTTTTCCAAAGGTTGCGAAGGGCTACTTTAAAGTTGAGCTTAAACATAGTGATATGGTATAAATCTGATCAATGAATTCCAGTATGCCATTTCCATACCATAAGTCAAAAGCCTGTTAACATACAGTTTTAGAAGCAATTATATAAAAATGATTATGATATGCTGTTCATTTCTGGACAGCTCTATGTGCAGTAACGGACATAGGATTAATTTTCGCATTCCCCTCCGATCTGCATCAACTGATAAATCATAAGGTCTCTTGTAATCTGTTAAGTATTAATTTTTCTGCTTTATTCTATTGGTCTCTATATTAGCTATAAAACTGGTAAATACCATTATATTGACCAAAAAGAACTTTCATCTTACGTGCTATTCCCGGATTTTCCGTGATGACATAACTCCCTTCTCCAGGATCAAGGCCAAATTTTGGGTAAAAACTCCATCTGTTAAGCTTTTGAATGCCTGGAAATTATTACAGAAAGTTAAACAACTTGTAAACCAGTTTTTGATTACGGTAGTTAACCTGAGCGGTACCAGCCTGATTAAAATAAATAAGTTGATGAGAAGTCAAGTACTGGATATCTTTATTATCCAGCAGAATATAAAATGGGTAATCTCCTTTATGATTAGGAATACGGGAAATAAAAGAGATTCTGCCAAAAACATTAATTACTTTTCCAAATTGTTCAATGCTAAGCTGAACCTGATTGCCAATTTTTAATTTTGATAGTTCAAAGGCATTTACCGAGGCCGTGCCATATAAATCTTTATTACTTGTGATTTCTGGTGCAATATAAAATAAGGTATCATTCTTCTTCACGTAAGTTTTTTCTGTAAAATTATACTGTGAAGTCATATAAAGGCCAGAATGAGGTGACTTTATATCCACGTATTTCTTCTGTGATACGTCATAAATAGTAAATAAAAGTTGATTAGCCTTTATCCCTTTGTTTTCGTAGAATGTCTTTTCACTAATAATTCCGTCTACAGGGCTTACTACTGGCATAATTTGCTGTGTAGTAGTAAACTTAACCTTACAAGAGATACTTTCCTTATAAGGAATAACAAATGATAAAAAGATAAGTAAACAAACAGAAGCAATAGTCACTACCATTCCCCAGCGATAGATCCATCCCGGAGGACGGCTCAATATTATATTTGTTTTATCGTCTATTAGTTTAATCTTTTTTTCCATCTTAATTAACTCCCCAACTCTAATTGATTTTTTATTAATGTAAAATAGGCACCAGATTTATCAATGAGCTCCCGGTGAGACCCTGATTCAATGATAGATCCATTTTCGAGCACGTATATTTTATCAGCATTAATCACTGTACTTAGCCTGTGTGCAACAACGACCACTGTTCTTCCTTTAAAAAATTCATCAAGATTTCTGATGATCTTTTTTTCATTGTTTGCATCCAAAGCGTTTGTAGCTTCGTCAAAAAATATATAATCCGGGTTTTTATAAATGGCCCTGGCAATGAGCAAGCGTTGGCGCTGACCCTGACTTACACCTATACCTTCCGGACCAATTCTTGTATTATAACCTAAGGGTAATGAATCAATAAACTCCTGAATGTTGGCAATCTTTGCTGCCTCAAACAATTTTTCATGATCTATACTCTCCACGCCTAAAGCAATATTTCTTGCAATGGTATCAGAAAAAACATATCCATCCTGTAGTACAGAACCACATTTATCCCGCCAAATATGCTCATTTATAGATTTCAGGTTGATATCACCAACAATAATCTGTCCTTCAGTAGGTTCGTAGAATTTCATCAGAAGCTTTAATAAAGTGGTTTTACCGCTACCACTCAACCCAACAATTGCTGTAGTTTTGCCTTCAGGAATATGAATGTCGACTTCTTTCAAAACTTTTGAATAGTGTGTTCCTGCATATGTGAAACTGACTTTTTTTAATTGTAAAGATCCAGAAGACAGTGGATGTAGCAGATGGTCTGTAAGGCTATTGTCAGCTATCTGGGGGTTCTGCATCTCTCCGATTCTATCCAGGCTGATTTTGGCTTCCTGGTACGACTGGATAAAGTCTATTGCCGAGCTTAATGGTGAATTGAGCTCACCCACTATAAATTGGATAGCAATTAGCTGGCCTAAAGACATTTCACCAGCAATTACGGCCTTTGTCGCGATCAGGGTAATAATAATATTTTTAATGCTGTTGATAAATTTTGCGCCCAATCGCTGATATTGTTCCAATGACAAATATCGAAGGTTTATGTCAAATAACCTTGCTTGTATTTCCTGCCACTCCCATCGTTTCTGTCTTTCTGAATTGTGCAGTTTAATATCCTGCATTCCATTAATAATTTCAATTTGTTTGGATTGATTTTTAGACAATTCAATAAATTTTTGAAAGTCGAGTATTCTCCTTTTACGATGAAATAACAATACCCATCCAATATAGGCTACTGTACCAATCATAAAACAAATAAATACGTTAATATTATAGAAGGCAAGTACGGTAACAAAGGCTGCAAACAATAGCACCTGGAATACCAGTCCCAGCGTTTTAGAGGTTAGGAACCTTTCTATTCTTTTATGGTCATCTATCCGCTGCAACAGATCTCCCGAAAGTTTAGTATCAAAATATTTAATGGGCATAGCCATAATCTTTGATAAAAACTCAGAGACCATGGTCACATTAATCTTGGAACCAACATACATCAGTAGCCAGTTTTGGATAAATTCTATGACTAACTGGCCCGTATAAATAGCTATTTGTCCAAAAACAAGTAAGTATATAAAATTAATATCCTTGTCTTTTATCCCGGAATCTATAATACTCTGAGTAAGAAAGGGCAAAATCAGCGTAAATAAAGTACTGAAAAATAGTCCGAATGCAATTTGAATAATCACTTTTTTATGACTGAACAAATGCTGGAAAAGATATTTCAACCCTTCTGTTTTATTGGTTTGCGGAATTGTTGAATCTTCCAGGTTTATAGTCTTAAATGCTGGTAGCATCTCTAAAGCGATGACAATTCCAATTTTTTCATCGCCCTCAACATCGCTTATCCAGTTTTTTTTAAAAGCCGCAACAGTAACTTTCTGTCTGGAAGAACCGGGGTCCGACAGATAAACATACTTAGCTGTTATTTTATAGACTACCAGAAAATGATTTTGCTGCCAATGAGCAATACACGGAAGATTTACACGCGAAGCCAAATCTGAATAGCTAATTTTAACTGGCGTAGAGTTGAAGCCTAGTTTTTCCGCAGCACGACAGATGCCCAATACTGATACGCCTTCACGCCCAACATTACTTAAACTACGTAATAAATTGAGTGAATATTCTCTGCCATAAAATCTGGAAATAATCTGCAAGCAGGCAGGCCCGCAATCAATAGAATCAAATTGTGAATAATGCGGAAAACTTCTCATTCAATACAAACAGATTAAGAGTACGAAACTAGTCAGTAATGTAAAGTGCACGCTTATTGTATAGCAAAGCCAAAAAATATAAACCAGCCTGTGGTGGCCACTCTTCATTTAATTGCTTTAGCAATGAACCCGTATGGAAAATTTCATTGGTATTCAGCTGATTTATAATATCCTCCAGCAATGGATTAAATCTGATGGTTATTTTGGCTCCCCTTGCATATATAGTTATGTCTTCTGCATTGGTTCTGGTATGATAAAGTTGGAAGGGATAAGGTAGCTGAACATAGACATTGTCTAATAACCCGAAATTTTCATCTACTTTAAAATCATCAGAAATCTGCTCCATAGTGATTGGTATGGAGGTCCATCCACAATTACTGAACAAAGCCATTTTAAAATCGCTAAAGACCTCTTTCAAAAGATCTTTAAATGGTAAATCAGCAATCTTGGAATGGTTCTTAAATATTTCTTCAACCGAATTATAATCAATATCAGCTATCCCATGCTGCATTTTAGTAATTTCCTGAAGATTTTCATTATCCATTTGCATGGTAATAGACTTCAGAAGTCTTTCGGCTAATGCGTGGTTACTATGGTTATCAAACCATACGGTAAGGCCAACAGATAAATCGTCAGTTTGTCCAATATGATATTGATCCCAAGGCATAAAAAAAAGATCATCCTGCTCAAAATGATAAGCATTAGCCAGAGGCAATAATTCCGCCAGCGGTTTATTTTTCCCGTCTAAAGATTCAAAAAGTCCAGCTTCCCAGGTATACATGGTTTTATCGCCAGGGCCAAGATGAAAATGAATAACATTGGCGCCAAAATGATCCTGATGGATGCCTAATGGTGTAAATCCATAATTACCTATAAATACGGTAGTATGCATGCCATTGGAAGGAACCCCAAGATGATCTAAAAGTGGATGAATCAATGCTGAAAGACGGTCTGCCATCGGCATACTGAATTTCTCACTAAAATTGAGGATAATACCAAATTTCTGATCTTGAAAGACATCCTCAATCCACTGTGTTCCATCGCTTTCTACGGCAGGTATATGGGGATATACGTTTTCAGTGAGGTAATCTTTATTGACAATTTCACTGTTAAGATATACACGGAAGCCGTAGGCATTAGTTTTATTTATACAAATATGGCGAATCACATCAAAAATCCACTTTCTGAAGTTTATCCTATCTTCTGATTCCAGTACATTAGTTTGTACTTCAGGTGCAGTAAAATTAGCCGTCTTATGAAGAATGTTTTCCCATCCAGCACGATTTAATTGAAATTTTTCTGTAGAATTGACAATTGATAAAGGGGCATTTGACATATTCTATTGTTTTATTGTTTATTAATAAACGATTGCTCTCTTTAGGTATAATAGATTAAGTATATAAAGGCCAGCATCTTCAGGCCAGTCTTTACTTAATACTGTAAGCAGTTCTTCTGTAAGATAACTTCCACCTTCATTTAGTTTTTCTATTATAGTTATAAGCTCAGGATGATATTTTATTTCAATTTTTGTTCCTCTTGCATAAATTCTTAGCTGGCCATTTTCAAGAACTTTATAAGTCATTTTATATGATTCCGGAACAGAGATAATTTTGCCTTTCAAATAATGAAATGTAGAGGCATCTTGTTTTACACCATCTGGAGAGAGTTCATCCTCAATAGAAATAGGCCGTGATTTCCATCCCTGATTACTATACAAAGAAAGAATATAAGCTTCAAAAACTTCTTTAGAAAGATTTTTCAGACTATTGTTCATTTTATTTTCATCCATCTCCAAAGCGGAAAGTATCTGCTCAAATCCTTCCTCTGCGTCAGGCGTTTTATAAGGCCTGACAATCAAAGAATTATCGTTTGTATCATCTTTTTTTAAGAATTGATATTTAAATGATTTGATCAGGTTTTCAAATAGCTTATTTAATGGCATATTGTTATACCAAACACTTACTCCTACAGAAAAATCCTCTGTGTTACCAATATGGAACTTATTCCAGGGCATAAAGTATACATCTCCTTCTTTCAGTTGAAAAGCTTTTGCGTAGGGTAATAAGGGCGCTATATTTTTATTGTTCGATATATCGCCCGCAAGTTCTTTGTAGGCCTCTATATCCCAGTTATACATCGTTTTTTCACCCGGTCCAAGATGCAAATGCATTACATTCTCACCAGGATGATCGGTATGTATGCCCAATGGAGTAAATCCGTAGTTACCGACAAAAACGGTAATATTGATCCCTTTTAACGGCAATCCTGCCTGTTCTAACAACGGATTCAGATACAATGC
The sequence above is drawn from the Pedobacter cryoconitis genome and encodes:
- a CDS encoding aspartyl/asparaginyl beta-hydroxylase domain-containing protein encodes the protein MIVCAKVSVFPEYALMYQELKSASLHWDNHFNSNNYEGSWTVLPLRSVGGQDTIIPGLTANDVFADHPNLDLFPSVRKLLITFQCTVKSVRLLNLAAGAVIKPHCDHDLSFEQGEARLHIPLITNPDVAFYVQNQRITMLPGECWYMNANLRHHVTNGGKTDRIHLVIDCEVNTWLRELINSASYLSRIPDYCQQQLLEMIGALRFQNTVTANQLADEFEKQYNQYQPLAQNILNQ
- a CDS encoding helix-turn-helix domain-containing protein, which codes for MIPTYKIEDFPSSKAIENLFKLERFEDLSWPKNLEWPHKHNFYQLIWLTEGAFTHTIDYHDIAVKTDTLLITSPGQIHLLNSPEKVKGYSISFTEQFLLAHHTQESVFELTFLDESLTTPYLCLDENARKELKAIIDPIMEELNRDEKAPIIINVLLFALLNRIQRLMNKAQPIIADPFQVFMHKKFKKLIEQYYKKEPDLAFYADKLSISANYLNKIVKNVTGKTAGLMVRDRGLIEAKRMLVYCNFSIGEISDQLGFKDFSYFSRQFKKREGFTPAGYRKLMHEKYMSH
- a CDS encoding alpha/beta hydrolase; this translates as MDKNLKIARDYFKTYLDLNAPIPELRIQADKMYATLPVAADIKYETVPVGDLKGEWTTSPEARDTHVLYYIHGGAFLIGSPATHRGEISELGRAGKMKTFALDYRLAPEHPFPQPLEDILEGYIWLLAQGFDAKNIIISGDSAGGNATINLFISLRDQRIPMPAGGVIISPWIDLGQSGETYKTKEGIDPIVNLKAIKAQTAAYLGGAAPDLPVASPIYANLHGLPPTYVIVGEAEEMLSEALTFTHNAAMAGVHVKFEVWPQMIHNFPLWHSLLPEGKDAIKKAGDFMISLTGSI
- a CDS encoding DMT family transporter encodes the protein MKKSYIQLHIAVLLAGFTGLFGRLINLNEGLISWYRLLISGLVMWIYLSITGKKQNLSLKEQFRIGSIGFILGIHWIFFYGSIKYSNISVGVVCFALTSFFNAILAPLINKKRLSIQEIGLSSLTLCGIALIFGMDASFRLGIVLGIISAIFSALYTIFNERLVQEYESNTIILNQMIGGCLGLTVILPVFLSFSPAEYLIPTLNDFGWLLVLSVFCTVLMYFLITSALKKISSFTVSLTYNLEPLYTIALAIIVYKENKVLSTGFYIGLSLILISLMLQMYRVKAKSSGLILP
- a CDS encoding ABC transporter permease, yielding MFKLNFKVALRNLWKNKGFALINIGGLAIGLTCCLLLLLYVNYEWGYDKQFKNIERIYGVPKHAANTAGFDRTLGPLDNGLPATLAPEAQEKIQGVEAVSRLRYAYKLVNYKNNSFKINTCAVDPQFLQIFDYKFIKGNAQTALTDPNSILITEKTASKLFGKADPIGQIIKWDNQEALKVTAVIEDLPGNQTVQFEALTTWTFFLMDNPGFKNLDWFHGYTNTIIKLKDNKYFESADATLRKMIIAHSVDKHDRTEAFLFPFSKTHLYTQFENGKSVGGKIDQVKLFLFLAFCVLGIACINYMNLSTARSEKRAREVGVKKALGSTRQAIAGQFMIESLVLSFIAMTFAFVMLEFSLPYFNHLLGIEITINYISIPLWSALLALILITGVLAGSYPSFYLSSFVPVKVLKGFTGIGKTSLPIRKILVVVQFGCSVCMIICAIIIYKQISYIRNKPLGFNKENLVELETTGEFSKPGKREIFRRELIRSGAVLSATDYSIGLTNYGNNSSDITWPGNNDNWKYSWNTRVTGYDFTKTIGAELLSGRDFAEEFGTDTSSVLLNESAVKVMELKNPVGTVIRKAGSPFKIIGVIKDYSYESPAYKVSPTLTFLGTAATPKRETYIELLRLNPAQNLSTSIQMIKDLSLKMNPAYPVVLYFVNKEMEDKLANEHLLSVLSNLFGGFAILISCLGLLGLALYMAEQRSKEISIRKVLGADLSHLLILLNKDFMKLVLISNLIACPLAYIISYQWIQKFDYRAEITLWPMLTTIGLSIFVALLTVSLQTFKVARANPVDSLKYE
- a CDS encoding HlyD family secretion protein, whose product is MEKKIKLIDDKTNIILSRPPGWIYRWGMVVTIASVCLLIFLSFVIPYKESISCKVKFTTTQQIMPVVSPVDGIISEKTFYENKGIKANQLLFTIYDVSQKKYVDIKSPHSGLYMTSQYNFTEKTYVKKNDTLFYIAPEITSNKDLYGTASVNAFELSKLKIGNQVQLSIEQFGKVINVFGRISFISRIPNHKGDYPFYILLDNKDIQYLTSHQLIYFNQAGTAQVNYRNQKLVYKLFNFL